From the Deltaproteobacteria bacterium genome, the window CCGTCGTAGTGTAGGCACTTTGCAGCTAATTATCTATCATGCCTCTCTTTTTTTAACAAGGCTGAAAGGCATTTGACAACACGGGGCTCAATTGGTAGTCTTTTTTCACAAAGTAGAGAGGTGGTCTGCCCCCTAATCCTTTAAACGAGGTTCTTGACATGATGGCTGACGAAGTTCTCATTTTCGGAAAAGATACTTGACCTTTCACCACTGCAGCCCGGGAGGCCGCTGCTCGTGAAGGCAAGAACGTGAAGTACCTGAACGTGGCAAACGATTCAAAGCACTTGGAAGCGATGTTTGAGCACTCTGGCGGAAAACGCAAAGTCCCGGTGGTTGTGGAAGGGGGAACAGTAACGATCGGCTTTGAGGGAAAGACCTGAGCTGTTTAGCTGTTTGGCCATCCCGTGAGGATGCAAAATGCAGTGACGAGCAGAGCCAAAAAAAGTCACGTTCGGGAAATGTCTCCAGGTCTAATCCTGGCCTCCGGGGACTTCCGTCTTGGGCACCGAGAGGTCGTTCTTGCCCTCAAGGGGCCTGACATTTCCGTTCAACTTGCCGCCGGCTTCCAGGCTTAAGCTCTTACAAATGATATTTCCACCAAAATTACCCGTCTGCAAGATTCTCAGGCTCTCATAGGCTGTGAGATCACCTTCGAAGTCACCAGCGATAATCATCTCGCGAACTTTCGCATGGGCAACAACCCGGCTTCCCTCAACAGTAATCACTGCGTTTCCAATAAGAGTTCCTTCCAATACGCCGGCTATGACCAGCTTTCCCTCCGCGTTTAAGGTCCCTTCTACTTTGAGACCTTTGTCGATGATAGAAAGGCCTCCGGACTTATCCGCCATGACGCACCCCTCTTTCCAAATCGAGCAGGATTGAGCCGATGACCATGCTCTCTTTTTGAACTACAATCTTGCATCTGTTACGATCAGTTGCGACTTCTCCTGAATCAATCTTTGAGGGAAAAGCCGAGCCATCAGAAAAAAGACGAACCTTTCTATGAATCCCCTTCAAAAAGGCTTGAACGCCGGCATTTGCAGCAATATTGGTCTTGATGTCGAGGATGTTGATGGTGTCTTGTGGATAAATGGGAAGCGTGTCTCCCGCAAAGAGACACTGCTTGACACCCTGGTTTATCTGGAGAATGACGTAGTCAAGCTTCGGTTCTGTTACCTCCACGAACAGTCGCCCCAACACGGCCTCGTGGTGAGTTACTACAACCTGATATTTTCCCCCTTTGCCATCGAGTGAATACCACTTCCAGAGATCCCGATCAGTGTGGATGACGCAGCCCCGATCCTCCCCTGTATTGTTCTGCCTGTCTCCCACATATCCCTTAAAATTCACTGTGATCTCGGAAGGATATGCCAAGTTGGTAGTGACATCCACCAACTCGAGTCTGTCTCCTTTTACCAATGCCACACTGGCATGATTCATAAAAAGGTGCTCTTCACTGTTGATCCTTGTCTTAAAAAACATAACTTCAGGCAGCGCAGAAACCGTATAGGCCGGCCTCTGACCTGGATCAAGAACGATGTTGATCATACCGCACGGGTGATGATCTTTCCGGACTATGACCTGAGTTCGACGTTCAATTCGAATCGGCTTTCCTATGTCATTGAATGTTCCATGATCCAGAACGTCTGCGGTTAAGCCGCGTTTGTAGTTCGCCTCGACGTTAGAGATGCTTACGACGTCACCTTGCCTTACGCGCAGCGTATGCCCGTTTGGAATGGCAAAGGGTATGTTGCTGTTTACTGCCATGACGATGTATCGCATGACCGGAGGATCCAGATAGATGCCCGGAGTTTCCGGCAC encodes:
- a CDS encoding polymer-forming cytoskeletal protein, whose amino-acid sequence is MADKSGGLSIIDKGLKVEGTLNAEGKLVIAGVLEGTLIGNAVITVEGSRVVAHAKVREMIIAGDFEGDLTAYESLRILQTGNFGGNIICKSLSLEAGGKLNGNVRPLEGKNDLSVPKTEVPGGQD